One window from the genome of Methylomarinovum caldicuralii encodes:
- a CDS encoding adenylate/guanylate cyclase domain-containing protein — MAFGAGIVLDDLGIVPDHWIHDAAVVHQARSAWPHVAIVAFDRDIPMQVGRRQALPLVARAAERLIEAGAKGIFLDVRLAREQEPAMPYALCLEVDGKVRWSRPRCFASEAGVCRLSASEAGMAPLAMSRQTLSRLWIAPFLDGQEDWSNFLLFGPAAEGFGRPLTADDVLVGRDPSVMRWMPLDGRHAVVQMARLADPAAAAQALRPRPEDERCQAERRCRRVRFSPPLHRLQPAGSRTFFPLSRLAACDVETARRAADPLRGKVVILQLTGPAEATDLVVTPMTTAWNSPHMLTSGAQYLADAIETLLHLDHPRSPPEPAKWVLWAGVAGFSVWLGLRRGMIWLWGWGALLALGMMALCFWVPRVQLWPVSATLATYLVAAVQVTGLQILVGFREGRLIQRYMPPPVHDLLITAPGCRFRNQRYRVIVLQSDLANYTTVTSLLQDPVLVLTLMNDYLEATAQVLQSRYQGWLESYVGDMVCYYWPVWQDWETTCRHALTGAMELADLQSRFFDSLPDRYQGRLPPGLLKSLRELIDAGIGLAGGMAVMGDLGPRHGVRRFGLLGDPLNLAARLEALTRHFGDTILADDSLARMAPRYGLCRRRLGTFRLKGRPEPARVFALGAASWPRFAPDRIAGWETWLTALERGLSPLPDCPEIYARDRHTLLTWWKQGRLRDGIWEPGEK, encoded by the coding sequence ATGGCGTTCGGAGCCGGCATCGTGCTGGACGATTTGGGCATCGTTCCAGATCACTGGATCCACGATGCCGCCGTGGTTCATCAGGCACGCAGTGCTTGGCCCCATGTGGCCATCGTGGCGTTCGACAGGGACATCCCCATGCAGGTCGGTCGGCGTCAGGCTTTGCCGTTGGTTGCCAGGGCAGCGGAACGGTTGATCGAGGCCGGGGCCAAAGGGATCTTCCTGGACGTGCGTCTGGCCCGGGAGCAGGAACCGGCGATGCCTTACGCCCTTTGTCTGGAAGTGGACGGGAAGGTCCGCTGGTCCAGGCCGCGTTGTTTCGCCAGCGAAGCCGGTGTCTGCCGGTTGTCGGCCAGCGAGGCGGGCATGGCGCCTTTGGCCATGAGCCGTCAGACGCTGAGCCGGTTGTGGATCGCCCCCTTTCTGGACGGGCAGGAAGACTGGTCCAACTTTCTGCTGTTCGGACCTGCGGCCGAAGGTTTCGGTCGGCCGCTGACCGCCGACGATGTCCTGGTGGGGCGGGATCCATCGGTCATGCGGTGGATGCCGCTCGACGGTCGTCACGCGGTGGTGCAGATGGCTCGTTTGGCCGATCCTGCGGCCGCCGCCCAGGCATTGCGGCCCCGGCCGGAAGACGAACGCTGCCAGGCCGAGCGACGCTGCCGGCGGGTGCGTTTCAGCCCGCCCCTGCATCGTCTCCAGCCGGCCGGTTCGCGCACGTTTTTCCCCCTGAGCCGGTTGGCCGCCTGCGATGTGGAAACGGCCCGCCGGGCGGCAGATCCCTTGCGCGGGAAAGTCGTCATCCTGCAGCTGACCGGCCCGGCCGAAGCCACCGATCTGGTGGTGACCCCCATGACCACCGCCTGGAACAGCCCCCACATGCTCACTTCCGGTGCCCAGTATCTGGCCGATGCCATCGAGACGCTGTTGCACCTGGATCACCCTCGTTCGCCACCTGAGCCGGCCAAATGGGTGTTGTGGGCTGGGGTGGCAGGTTTCAGTGTCTGGCTCGGACTGCGGCGGGGAATGATCTGGCTGTGGGGATGGGGGGCACTGCTGGCGCTGGGTATGATGGCGCTGTGTTTTTGGGTTCCCCGGGTCCAGCTATGGCCGGTCAGCGCCACGCTGGCCACTTATCTGGTGGCCGCCGTCCAGGTCACCGGATTGCAGATTCTGGTCGGATTCCGGGAAGGACGGTTGATTCAGCGCTACATGCCACCCCCGGTCCACGATCTTCTGATCACCGCACCGGGTTGCCGTTTTCGCAACCAGCGTTACCGCGTCATCGTCCTTCAGTCCGATCTGGCCAACTACACGACCGTCACCAGCCTGCTTCAGGATCCGGTCCTGGTGCTGACCCTGATGAACGATTATCTGGAAGCCACCGCCCAGGTGCTGCAGTCGCGCTACCAGGGCTGGCTGGAATCCTACGTCGGGGATATGGTCTGCTACTACTGGCCGGTATGGCAGGACTGGGAGACCACCTGTCGCCATGCGCTGACCGGGGCGATGGAGTTGGCTGATCTGCAATCGCGTTTTTTCGACTCCCTCCCCGACCGCTATCAGGGCAGGCTGCCCCCCGGTCTCTTGAAAAGTCTGCGGGAACTGATCGATGCGGGTATCGGTCTGGCCGGAGGCATGGCGGTGATGGGGGATCTCGGCCCCCGGCACGGTGTAAGACGGTTCGGTCTTCTGGGTGATCCGCTCAATTTGGCGGCCCGGCTGGAAGCCCTGACCCGTCACTTCGGCGACACCATCCTGGCCGATGACTCCCTGGCGAGGATGGCCCCGCGATACGGGTTGTGTCGCCGGCGGCTGGGAACGTTCCGCCTCAAGGGACGTCCCGAGCCGGCCCGGGTCTTCGCTCTGGGAGCGGCAAGCTGGCCGCGATTCGCTCCCGATCGGATCGCCGGTTGGGAAACTTGGCTGACCGCTCTCGAACGCGGTCTGTCCCCCCTGCCCGATTGCCCGGAGATCTATGCCCGGGACCGGCACACTCTGCTCACTTGGTGGAAACAGGGCCGTTTGCGCGACGGGATTTGGGAGCCCGGGGAAAAATGA
- the htpX gene encoding protease HtpX, whose translation MLRILLFVATNAAVLVMITALFQWLGLGEFLDRQGVHLNLNALLIMSALIGMTGSIISLALSKWMAKTSMGVYVIDRPQNRTEAWLVSTVERLARQAGIGMPEVGIFPSPDPNAFATGMDRNNALVAVSTGLLETMDAEEIEAVLGHEVSHVANGDMVTLALLQGVLNTFVYFFATIIGHIVDRTLFQSADEEGNYYGYGPGYYITQMLAQIALGILATILVMWFSRWREFRADAGGARLAGRHKMIAALEALRRYAEPRDLPGEFAAFGINGGIGRGLARLFMSHPPIEERIEVLRRMRG comes from the coding sequence ATGCTGCGTATCCTGTTGTTTGTGGCGACCAACGCCGCGGTGCTCGTCATGATCACCGCCCTGTTCCAGTGGCTCGGGTTGGGCGAATTCCTCGACCGTCAGGGCGTGCATCTGAACCTGAACGCCCTGTTGATCATGTCGGCGCTCATCGGCATGACAGGCTCCATCATTTCCCTGGCGCTGTCCAAATGGATGGCCAAGACCTCAATGGGAGTCTATGTCATCGACCGGCCCCAGAACCGCACCGAGGCCTGGCTGGTGAGCACGGTGGAGCGCTTGGCCCGGCAGGCGGGCATCGGCATGCCGGAGGTGGGCATCTTCCCCAGTCCCGATCCCAACGCCTTCGCCACCGGTATGGACAGGAACAACGCCCTGGTGGCGGTCAGCACCGGCCTTCTGGAAACCATGGACGCCGAGGAGATCGAGGCGGTGCTGGGGCACGAGGTCAGCCACGTGGCCAACGGTGACATGGTCACCCTGGCGCTGCTCCAGGGGGTGCTCAACACCTTCGTCTATTTCTTCGCCACCATCATCGGCCACATCGTCGACAGAACTCTGTTCCAGTCCGCCGACGAGGAGGGCAATTACTACGGCTACGGCCCCGGCTATTACATCACCCAGATGCTGGCCCAGATCGCGCTGGGGATTCTGGCGACCATCCTCGTCATGTGGTTCTCGCGCTGGCGGGAATTCCGCGCCGATGCCGGCGGCGCCCGGCTGGCGGGCCGCCACAAGATGATAGCCGCCCTGGAGGCCCTGCGCCGCTACGCCGAACCCCGGGATCTGCCGGGCGAGTTCGCCGCCTTCGGCATCAACGGCGGCATCGGCCGCGGGCTGGCGCGCCTGTTCATGAGCCATCCCCCCATCGAGGAGCGCATCGAAGTGCTGCGGCGGATGCGGGGGTAA
- a CDS encoding PQQ-dependent sugar dehydrogenase, whose product MLRLTILLWCWLASAHAFNDPVTTLLKLPPGFHIDLYARDLPDARSLALGDDGTVYVGSRKAGKVYAVRDEDGDGRAERRFVIASGLTLPNGVAFRDGALYVAEVSRILRFPGISGRLADPPRPEVVFDGFPTDLWHGWKYLRFGPDGKLYTGVGAPCNICKPADEIYATLVLLNPDGSGLEIFAKGVRNSVGFDWHPETGTLWFTDNGRDWLGDDRPPDELNHAPRPGLHFGYPYCHGGDIPDPRFGRDVDCKRFEPPAWRFPAHVAPLGIRFYTGARFPKRYRGQLFVAEHGSWNRSRPVGYRVVWLEFDHGRPVAEHPFVAGWLRPDGRVMGRPVDVLQLPDGSLLVSDDLRGVIYRIDYRR is encoded by the coding sequence ATGTTGCGTCTCACGATTCTGCTCTGGTGCTGGCTGGCTTCCGCCCACGCCTTCAACGATCCGGTCACCACGCTGCTGAAACTGCCGCCGGGCTTTCACATCGACCTCTACGCCCGGGACCTGCCCGACGCCCGCTCGCTGGCCCTGGGGGATGACGGCACCGTCTACGTCGGCAGCCGCAAGGCCGGCAAGGTCTATGCGGTGCGCGACGAGGACGGCGACGGCAGGGCCGAGCGCCGCTTCGTCATCGCCAGCGGCCTGACCCTGCCCAACGGCGTGGCCTTCCGCGACGGGGCGCTCTACGTGGCGGAGGTCTCCCGCATTCTGCGCTTTCCCGGCATCTCCGGCCGCCTCGCCGATCCCCCCAGGCCTGAGGTGGTCTTCGACGGCTTCCCCACCGATCTCTGGCACGGCTGGAAATACCTGCGTTTCGGCCCCGACGGCAAGCTCTACACCGGCGTCGGCGCCCCCTGCAACATCTGCAAACCGGCCGACGAGATCTACGCCACCCTGGTGCTCCTGAACCCGGACGGCTCCGGCCTGGAAATCTTCGCCAAAGGGGTCCGCAACAGCGTCGGTTTCGACTGGCACCCCGAGACCGGCACCCTCTGGTTCACCGACAACGGCCGCGACTGGCTCGGCGACGACCGACCGCCCGACGAGCTCAACCACGCCCCCCGCCCCGGTCTTCACTTCGGTTATCCTTACTGCCACGGCGGCGACATCCCCGATCCCCGTTTCGGCCGGGACGTGGACTGCAAACGTTTCGAGCCGCCGGCCTGGCGCTTCCCCGCCCACGTCGCCCCCTTGGGAATCCGCTTCTACACCGGCGCCCGCTTTCCCAAGCGCTACCGGGGGCAGCTGTTCGTCGCCGAACACGGCTCCTGGAACCGCTCGCGGCCGGTCGGCTACCGGGTCGTGTGGCTGGAATTCGACCACGGCCGGCCGGTGGCCGAGCACCCCTTCGTCGCAGGCTGGCTGCGGCCGGACGGCCGGGTGATGGGCAGGCCGGTGGACGTGCTCCAGCTGCCGGACGGGTCGCTGCTGGTCTCCGACGACCTGCGCGGGGTCATCTACCGCATCGACTACCGCCGCTGA
- the sppA gene encoding signal peptide peptidase SppA: protein MSQDTDTPWERQVLERLASETLAERRRARRWNVAIRLVFLAYLIAVTLSLMKPWSPEGLAGNAQITAKVKVEGILLPDSPANAKALIEGLRRAAKAPNAKGILLEMNSPGGSPVQAALVYDAIRRLKKEKPDLPVVAVVQDMCASGCYYIAAAADKIYVSPYSIVGSIGVIMNGFGFVEAMKKLGIERRLLTAGEHKALLDPFSPVKPEEKAHVQGLLNEVHRQFIAAVRQGRGPRLKDDPKIFSGLIWVGHQGIELGLADAIGDTYSVAREVIGVEKIVDFTPEENVWERLARRFGTSLGTMLAAAVGSARLGP from the coding sequence ATGAGCCAAGACACCGATACCCCTTGGGAACGCCAGGTCCTGGAACGCCTGGCGAGCGAGACCCTCGCCGAACGCCGCCGGGCCCGGCGCTGGAACGTCGCCATCCGCCTGGTGTTCCTCGCCTACCTGATCGCCGTCACCCTGAGCCTGATGAAGCCCTGGTCCCCGGAAGGGCTGGCCGGCAACGCCCAGATCACCGCCAAGGTGAAGGTGGAAGGCATCCTCCTGCCCGATTCGCCTGCCAACGCCAAGGCGCTGATCGAAGGGCTGAGACGGGCGGCGAAGGCGCCCAACGCCAAAGGCATCCTGCTGGAGATGAACTCTCCCGGCGGCAGTCCGGTGCAGGCGGCGCTGGTCTACGACGCCATCCGCCGCCTCAAAAAGGAAAAGCCGGATCTGCCGGTGGTGGCGGTGGTGCAGGACATGTGCGCCTCCGGCTGTTATTACATCGCCGCCGCCGCCGACAAGATCTACGTCAGCCCCTACAGCATCGTCGGTTCCATCGGCGTCATCATGAACGGTTTCGGTTTCGTGGAGGCGATGAAGAAGCTCGGCATCGAACGCCGCCTGCTCACCGCCGGGGAGCACAAGGCGCTGCTCGATCCCTTCTCCCCGGTCAAACCGGAGGAAAAGGCCCACGTGCAGGGGCTTCTGAACGAGGTTCACCGCCAGTTCATCGCCGCGGTCAGACAGGGAAGGGGACCGCGCCTCAAGGACGACCCCAAAATTTTCTCCGGCCTGATCTGGGTCGGCCACCAGGGTATCGAACTGGGACTGGCCGACGCCATCGGCGACACCTACAGCGTCGCCCGGGAGGTGATCGGCGTGGAAAAGATCGTCGACTTCACCCCGGAGGAGAACGTCTGGGAACGCCTGGCCCGGCGTTTCGGCACCTCGCTGGGAACGATGCTGGCCGCAGCCGTCGGCAGCGCGAGGCTGGGGCCATGA
- a CDS encoding PepSY domain-containing protein, translating into MKPIRIALALGFALIASGVAAITVEEAAKAVQQQIKGRVLGAKTVTEDGRKIHVIRILTPNGRVRHIRVDAASGRILQEPPK; encoded by the coding sequence ATGAAGCCGATCCGCATCGCACTGGCGTTGGGCTTTGCCCTCATCGCCTCCGGGGTGGCGGCGATCACCGTCGAGGAGGCCGCCAAGGCGGTACAGCAACAGATCAAGGGCCGGGTCCTGGGCGCCAAAACCGTCACCGAAGACGGACGGAAGATCCACGTCATCCGCATCCTGACCCCGAACGGGCGGGTCCGCCACATCCGGGTGGACGCGGCCAGCGGCAGGATACTCCAGGAGCCCCCAAAATAA
- a CDS encoding EAL domain-containing protein → MAQTQPFLATLKSLGCRLALDDFGTGFSSYAYLKRLPVDYLKIDGQFIRNLSQDPVDLAMVRSINEVAHILGKRTVAEFVESEAIMQQLIDLRVDYAQGFFVGQSVPLKTILQTQRQA, encoded by the coding sequence CTGGCCCAGACCCAACCCTTCCTCGCCACCCTCAAATCCCTGGGTTGCCGTCTGGCGCTGGACGATTTCGGCACCGGCTTTTCTTCTTATGCCTATCTGAAACGGCTGCCGGTGGATTATCTCAAGATCGACGGCCAGTTCATCCGCAATCTCAGCCAAGATCCGGTGGACCTGGCCATGGTCCGCTCCATCAACGAGGTCGCCCACATTCTCGGCAAGCGGACGGTGGCCGAGTTCGTCGAATCCGAAGCGATCATGCAACAACTGATAGATCTGCGGGTCGATTACGCCCAAGGTTTCTTCGTCGGTCAATCGGTACCCCTGAAAACCATTCTGCAAACGCAGCGTCAGGCCTAG
- a CDS encoding ribonuclease Z, translated as MKPTFQPQLVNDPFGDPALYVEFLFQKRALLFDLGDIHALSPRKLLRLSHVFVSHAHMDHFYGFDYLLRVCLGRAMTLRLYGPAGFIDRVEHRLGGYTWNLVENYADELVFIAHEWEGGTTMARARFRCRRAFARENLSAVPVEDRTLAAEPGLKVRAAVLDHKIPCLAFCLEETEHVNIWKNRLEELGVPTGPWLQELKQAVLAGKPDDLIITARWRDGTIPRERRFTLGELKRKILRIVPGLRVGYVVDCRYDPQNLKNLQAILSGVDRLYIEAAFSQEEAEMAREKYHLTAWQAGDIARRVGAKRLVPFHFSARHQQNPDLLYRQAAEGFGRPLS; from the coding sequence GTGAAACCCACCTTCCAGCCCCAACTGGTCAACGATCCCTTCGGCGATCCGGCCCTGTACGTGGAGTTTCTGTTCCAGAAACGGGCCCTGCTGTTCGACCTCGGCGACATTCACGCCCTCAGCCCGCGCAAGCTGCTGCGCCTGAGCCACGTCTTCGTCTCCCACGCTCACATGGACCATTTCTACGGCTTCGACTACCTGCTGCGGGTGTGCCTGGGGCGGGCGATGACCCTCCGCCTCTACGGCCCCGCAGGTTTCATCGACCGGGTCGAGCACCGTCTCGGCGGCTACACCTGGAATCTGGTGGAAAATTACGCCGACGAACTGGTCTTCATCGCCCACGAATGGGAGGGCGGGACGACGATGGCCCGGGCCCGCTTTCGCTGCCGCCGGGCCTTTGCCCGGGAAAACCTAAGCGCGGTGCCGGTCGAGGACCGGACCCTGGCGGCCGAGCCGGGCCTGAAGGTGCGCGCCGCGGTCCTCGACCACAAGATTCCCTGCCTAGCCTTCTGTCTGGAGGAAACCGAACACGTCAACATCTGGAAGAACCGCCTGGAGGAACTGGGCGTTCCCACCGGCCCCTGGCTGCAGGAACTGAAACAGGCCGTTCTGGCCGGAAAACCGGATGACCTGATCATCACCGCCCGCTGGCGCGACGGAACGATCCCCCGGGAACGCCGCTTCACCCTGGGCGAACTGAAACGGAAAATCCTCAGAATCGTCCCCGGGCTGCGCGTCGGCTATGTGGTGGACTGCCGCTACGACCCGCAAAACCTCAAAAATTTGCAGGCTATACTTTCCGGTGTGGACCGGCTTTACATCGAAGCGGCCTTTTCCCAGGAGGAGGCGGAGATGGCACGGGAAAAATATCATCTGACCGCCTGGCAGGCGGGCGACATCGCCCGGCGTGTCGGCGCCAAACGCCTGGTGCCGTTTCATTTTTCCGCGCGTCATCAGCAAAATCCCGACCTTCTGTATCGCCAGGCGGCGGAAGGATTCGGCAGGCCCCTGTCATAA
- a CDS encoding diguanylate cyclase, producing the protein MAVSWRQEQGNLARELALLTQAYRNSLEKAVWDLNQSQIDALLSGMLSLPSIAGVSLTYAGHEKRLGHIERFQPRHVQTLFLDLDPPYPIGKLTLYAEPDIILARLRWPYLVLIGNALLKTLALWMILSWFGRRLIGEPLHALEDRISKLNWAEMQRGKEQIDRLAQQLGPVHGDDEVARLARAFSRMGGRLAESKKALEQLQHNLERQVAERTRQLEIVNQQLEARNRALERLSTTDTLTGVANRGKLEQVLENEILRCDRYDKVLSVILTDVDHFKHINDTYGHQQGDHVLQQLCRVLEIHLRHTDTLGRWGGEEFLIVATETDLTETERLAPRLRKAVEQHDFGLDLPVTASFGVACYQRHDDLVSLFAKVDAALYQAKTGGRNQVRVVKSSKGSRNDETA; encoded by the coding sequence ATGGCGGTTTCCTGGCGTCAGGAACAAGGCAACCTGGCCAGGGAACTGGCGCTGCTGACCCAGGCCTATCGGAATTCCCTGGAAAAGGCGGTGTGGGATCTCAATCAATCCCAGATCGACGCCCTGCTGAGCGGCATGCTGTCTCTGCCATCCATCGCTGGCGTGAGCCTGACATACGCCGGGCATGAAAAACGCCTGGGCCATATTGAAAGGTTTCAGCCTCGCCATGTCCAAACGCTGTTCCTGGACCTGGACCCGCCGTATCCCATCGGGAAACTGACGCTGTACGCGGAACCCGACATCATCCTGGCGCGGCTGCGTTGGCCTTATCTGGTGCTGATCGGCAACGCCCTCCTCAAGACGTTGGCCCTGTGGATGATTCTGAGCTGGTTCGGGCGCCGCCTCATCGGCGAACCCCTTCATGCCCTGGAAGACCGGATTTCCAAACTGAACTGGGCGGAGATGCAACGGGGGAAGGAGCAGATCGACCGGCTAGCGCAACAACTCGGTCCTGTCCATGGCGATGACGAAGTGGCGCGATTGGCCCGGGCTTTCTCCCGCATGGGTGGACGCCTAGCTGAAAGCAAGAAAGCCTTGGAACAGCTTCAGCACAACCTGGAGCGTCAGGTCGCGGAAAGGACCCGGCAACTGGAGATTGTGAATCAGCAGCTGGAGGCCAGAAACAGGGCGCTGGAGAGACTCAGCACGACCGACACCCTCACCGGAGTGGCCAATCGCGGCAAACTGGAGCAAGTGCTGGAGAACGAGATACTGCGCTGCGACCGCTACGACAAGGTGCTCTCCGTCATCTTGACCGATGTGGATCATTTCAAGCATATCAACGATACTTACGGTCATCAGCAAGGAGACCACGTGCTGCAGCAACTGTGTCGGGTTCTGGAAATACATCTGCGACACACAGACACATTGGGCCGCTGGGGCGGGGAGGAATTTCTGATCGTAGCGACGGAAACCGATCTGACAGAAACCGAACGCTTGGCGCCAAGACTGCGTAAAGCAGTGGAACAGCACGATTTCGGTCTGGACCTGCCGGTCACCGCCAGTTTCGGAGTCGCCTGCTATCAGCGTCACGACGATCTCGTCTCCCTGTTCGCAAAGGTAGATGCGGCCCTCTATCAGGCCAAAACAGGCGGACGCAATCAGGTTCGGGTAGTGAAGAGTTCAAAGGGCAGCCGCAATGACGAAACGGCTTGA
- a CDS encoding metallophosphoesterase, with protein MTKRLDSQEMTLLRLRLGRTHLEQRLGMEADFERRVFGGLARNFFHLENWYSVHGFIRGCLRLAGLHGRGRRNARRIRVIRNEVTIPHLPSAFDGFTLLHLSDLHLDMSPDLPAALNAAVSGLEYDLCVLTGDFRARTFGPWKPALAALAQVVPQLTAPAFGILGNHDTVRMVPGLEALGIRMLLNEAVTIEREGQTIWLAGVDDPHYYRADNLEKALDAVPEGQVTVLLAHSPELYRQATYAGCDLYLCGHTHGGQICLPGGIALMRNAAAPYRLCNGPWRYDKLQGYTSRGCGVSVVDVRLNCPPEVTLHTLRAQ; from the coding sequence ATGACGAAACGGCTTGACAGCCAGGAAATGACCCTGCTGAGGCTGCGCCTAGGCCGCACCCACCTGGAACAGCGCCTGGGGATGGAGGCCGACTTCGAACGCCGGGTCTTCGGCGGTCTGGCGCGCAATTTCTTTCACCTCGAGAACTGGTACTCGGTTCACGGTTTCATCCGCGGCTGCCTGCGGCTGGCGGGCCTGCACGGACGCGGCCGCCGCAACGCCCGCCGCATTCGGGTGATCCGCAACGAGGTGACGATTCCACATCTTCCGTCCGCCTTCGACGGTTTCACCCTGCTGCACCTGAGCGACCTGCATCTGGACATGAGCCCCGATCTGCCGGCAGCCCTGAATGCCGCGGTGAGCGGGCTGGAATACGACCTCTGCGTGCTCACCGGCGACTTCCGCGCCCGCACTTTCGGCCCCTGGAAACCGGCGCTGGCGGCGCTGGCCCAGGTCGTCCCGCAGTTGACCGCACCCGCCTTCGGCATTCTCGGCAACCACGACACGGTGCGTATGGTTCCCGGGCTGGAGGCGCTGGGAATCCGCATGCTGCTGAACGAGGCGGTCACCATCGAGCGGGAGGGACAGACGATCTGGCTGGCGGGCGTCGACGATCCCCATTACTACCGCGCCGACAATCTGGAAAAGGCCCTGGATGCGGTGCCGGAAGGGCAGGTGACCGTGCTGCTGGCCCATTCCCCGGAACTGTACCGCCAGGCCACCTATGCCGGCTGCGACCTGTACCTGTGCGGCCATACCCACGGCGGCCAGATCTGCCTGCCCGGCGGCATCGCCCTGATGCGCAACGCCGCCGCTCCCTACCGCCTCTGCAACGGCCCCTGGCGCTACGACAAACTTCAGGGTTACACCTCGCGCGGCTGCGGCGTGAGCGTGGTGGACGTGCGCCTCAACTGCCCGCCGGAAGTGACGCTCCACACCCTGCGGGCTCAATAA
- a CDS encoding CDP-archaeol synthase: MAVLEFKLLCLLLVANGAPVVAWDLFGERFAWPVDLGRRWRDGRPLFGPSKTWRGLLAALLATPAAALMLGLSWETGLMVALGAMAGDLLSSFLKRRLDIEPSGKARGLDQIPESLLPLWWIRERCGLRWEDIFLLVAVFFVLEVSISPLLYRLGIRKRPY, from the coding sequence ATGGCCGTGCTGGAATTCAAGCTGTTGTGCCTGCTGCTGGTGGCCAACGGTGCGCCGGTGGTTGCCTGGGATCTGTTCGGCGAGCGTTTCGCCTGGCCGGTGGATTTGGGGCGGCGCTGGCGGGACGGCCGTCCGCTGTTCGGCCCTTCCAAGACCTGGCGCGGACTGCTTGCCGCCCTGTTGGCCACGCCGGCGGCCGCCCTGATGCTCGGCCTGTCCTGGGAGACCGGTTTAATGGTGGCTTTGGGAGCGATGGCGGGCGATCTGCTGTCCAGCTTCCTCAAGCGGCGCCTGGACATCGAGCCCAGCGGCAAGGCCCGCGGCCTGGATCAGATCCCCGAAAGCCTGCTGCCTTTGTGGTGGATCCGGGAGCGGTGCGGGTTGCGCTGGGAGGACATCTTCTTGCTGGTGGCGGTGTTCTTCGTCCTCGAGGTGAGCATCTCCCCGCTCCTGTACCGCTTGGGAATCCGCAAGCGGCCTTATTGA
- a CDS encoding archease: MAEAGWEHFEHMADIGVRGWGPTLEEAFAQAALALTAVVTDPARVEPRQAVTIELERDDDGDLELLLVDFLDAVIYEMAVRKMLFSRFDVEIDDRRLRATLWGEPVDRAKHQPAVEVKGATFTELKVTRSDDGRWVAQCVLDV; this comes from the coding sequence ATGGCCGAAGCAGGCTGGGAACATTTCGAACACATGGCCGACATCGGCGTCCGCGGCTGGGGCCCCACCCTGGAGGAAGCCTTCGCCCAAGCGGCCCTGGCCTTGACCGCGGTCGTCACCGACCCGGCCCGGGTCGAACCCAGACAGGCGGTCACCATCGAGCTGGAACGCGACGACGACGGCGACCTGGAACTGTTGCTGGTGGACTTTCTCGACGCCGTCATCTACGAGATGGCGGTGCGCAAAATGCTGTTCAGCCGCTTCGATGTCGAGATCGACGACCGCCGCCTGCGGGCGACCCTGTGGGGCGAGCCGGTCGACCGTGCCAAACACCAGCCGGCGGTGGAAGTGAAGGGAGCGACCTTCACCGAACTGAAAGTGACCCGGAGCGACGACGGCCGCTGGGTCGCCCAGTGCGTGCTGGACGTATGA